Proteins encoded within one genomic window of Microbacterium sp. zg-B185:
- the ahcY gene encoding adenosylhomocysteinase → MSTDLTAPAVLDYRVADLALAPAGRHQIRLAENEMPGLMALRAEFGPSQPLAGARIAGSLHMTVQTAVLIETLVALGAQVRWASCNIFSTQDEAAAAIAVGPHGSPDAPAGVPVFAWKGETLEEYWACTDRIFDWSAEGFDGPNLILDDGGDATMLVHLGVQFEAAGEVPDAAEGDAHEYRVVLQTLRASLAADPERWTRISRELIGVTEETTTGVHRLYELAAAGQLLFPGINVNDSVTKSKFDNKYGIRHSLPDGLNRATDVLIGGKAVFVAGYGDVGKGAAEALRGQGARVIVGEVDPICALQAAMDGFQVARLESVLGEVDIVVTGTGNKDVITVEHLLGLKHLAIVANVGHFDNEIDMAGLEQLAGAEAIEIKPQVHEWRMPNGRSVLVLSEGRLMNLGNATGHPSFVMSASFTNQVLAQLELFTNIEQYPVGVYVLPKALDEKVARLHLAALGVELTVLTPEQAAYIGVPVDGPYKLDHYRY, encoded by the coding sequence ATGAGCACCGACCTCACCGCCCCCGCAGTGCTGGATTACCGCGTCGCCGATCTGGCGCTCGCCCCGGCGGGCCGGCATCAGATCCGGCTGGCCGAGAACGAGATGCCCGGCCTGATGGCCCTGCGTGCGGAGTTCGGTCCGTCGCAGCCGCTCGCCGGCGCGCGCATCGCGGGGTCGCTGCACATGACGGTGCAGACCGCCGTGCTGATCGAGACGCTGGTGGCGCTGGGCGCGCAGGTGCGCTGGGCCAGTTGCAACATCTTCTCCACCCAGGACGAAGCCGCCGCCGCCATCGCCGTCGGCCCGCACGGGAGCCCGGATGCGCCCGCCGGGGTTCCGGTGTTCGCGTGGAAGGGCGAGACGCTCGAGGAGTATTGGGCGTGCACCGATCGGATCTTCGACTGGTCTGCGGAGGGATTCGACGGGCCCAACCTGATCCTGGACGACGGCGGCGACGCCACCATGCTGGTGCATCTGGGCGTGCAGTTCGAGGCGGCCGGCGAGGTGCCCGATGCCGCCGAGGGTGACGCGCACGAGTACCGCGTGGTGCTGCAGACGCTCCGCGCCAGTCTCGCGGCCGACCCCGAGCGGTGGACGCGGATCAGCCGCGAGCTGATCGGGGTGACCGAGGAGACCACCACCGGTGTGCATCGGCTGTACGAGCTGGCCGCGGCCGGACAGCTGCTGTTCCCGGGCATCAATGTGAACGACTCCGTCACCAAGTCGAAGTTCGACAACAAGTACGGCATCCGCCATTCCCTGCCGGACGGACTGAACCGCGCCACCGATGTGCTGATCGGCGGCAAGGCGGTCTTCGTGGCCGGCTACGGCGATGTCGGCAAGGGCGCGGCCGAGGCGCTGCGCGGCCAGGGCGCGCGGGTCATCGTCGGCGAAGTGGATCCCATCTGCGCGCTGCAGGCCGCGATGGACGGATTCCAGGTTGCACGCCTGGAGTCGGTGCTGGGAGAGGTCGACATCGTCGTGACCGGGACCGGCAACAAGGACGTCATCACCGTCGAGCACCTGCTCGGGCTGAAGCACCTGGCGATCGTGGCGAACGTCGGTCACTTCGACAACGAGATCGACATGGCCGGGCTGGAGCAGCTCGCCGGCGCCGAGGCGATCGAGATCAAACCGCAGGTGCACGAGTGGCGGATGCCGAACGGACGCAGCGTGCTCGTGCTGAGCGAGGGACGCCTGATGAACCTCGGCAACGCGACCGGGCATCCGTCCTTCGTGATGAGCGCGTCCTTCACGAACCAGGTGCTCGCCCAGCTGGAACTGTTCACCAACATCGAGCAGTACCCGGTCGGCGTGTACGTGCTGCCGAAGGCGCTCGATGAGAAGGTGGCGCGCCTGCACCTGGCCGCGCTCGGTGTCGAGCTGACCGTGTTGACGCCCGAGCAGGCCGCGTACATCGGGGTTCCCGTGGACGGCCCGTACAAGCTGGACCACTACCGGTACTGA
- a CDS encoding stage II sporulation protein M, with protein MDLDALTLARRDEWARLDELSGKRRLTGAQVDELVTRYRAASADLADIKSSAGRTAQGDYVSTMLARARLRLTGAPENVARQIPRFFALQLPAALYRVRWTTLVIAVGFIVVAVLVAFWVSRDPALVASLGSRAELEYYAQNSFTDYYSENPAAVFAGTVWTNNAWIAAQCVLFGITGVWPLMVLVQNAVGVGTAAAVMLAFDRGDVFLLFILPHGMLELTCIFVAAAAGLHIFWAWVAPGPRTRGDALAAAGRSLATIAVGLVIALAVSGAIEGFVTAQPWPWALKIGIGAVALAAFLLYMLVVGGRAHRRGETGDLREYEAGTARLVAG; from the coding sequence ATGGACCTGGACGCCCTCACCCTCGCGCGGCGAGACGAATGGGCGCGGCTGGACGAACTGAGCGGGAAGCGACGGCTCACCGGCGCGCAGGTCGATGAGCTCGTCACTCGCTACCGGGCGGCGTCGGCGGATCTCGCCGACATCAAGAGCTCGGCCGGACGCACGGCTCAGGGCGACTACGTCTCGACCATGCTCGCCCGCGCCCGGCTGCGTCTGACCGGTGCACCGGAGAACGTCGCCCGCCAGATTCCGCGCTTCTTCGCGCTGCAGCTGCCGGCTGCCCTGTATCGCGTGCGCTGGACGACGCTGGTCATCGCCGTCGGCTTCATCGTGGTGGCGGTGCTGGTCGCGTTCTGGGTGTCCCGGGATCCCGCACTCGTGGCCTCCCTCGGCAGTCGTGCCGAGCTCGAGTACTACGCGCAGAACAGTTTCACCGACTACTACAGCGAGAATCCGGCAGCGGTGTTCGCGGGCACGGTGTGGACGAACAACGCGTGGATCGCCGCGCAGTGCGTACTGTTCGGGATCACCGGTGTGTGGCCGCTGATGGTGCTGGTGCAGAACGCGGTGGGTGTCGGGACCGCGGCCGCCGTGATGCTCGCGTTCGACCGCGGCGATGTCTTCCTGCTGTTCATCCTGCCGCACGGGATGCTGGAGCTGACGTGCATCTTCGTCGCCGCGGCCGCGGGACTGCACATCTTCTGGGCCTGGGTGGCACCCGGACCTCGCACGCGCGGTGACGCGCTCGCCGCGGCCGGCCGATCCCTCGCCACGATCGCGGTCGGACTGGTCATCGCGCTGGCCGTCTCGGGCGCGATCGAGGGGTTCGTCACCGCGCAGCCCTGGCCGTGGGCGCTGAAGATCGGGATCGGCGCGGTGGCGCTGGCCGCCTTCCTGCTGTACATGCTGGTCGTCGGCGGTCGCGCGCACCGTCGCGGTGAGACCGGCGACCTGCGCGAGTACGAGGCGGGCACGGCCCGGCTCGTCGCCGGCTGA
- a CDS encoding metallopeptidase family protein yields the protein MVWRRSKETAAPVRRPARHGRHGREGRSPIVRPPLPPLETRVERFDLAVGTAAEFLRSAWPELRDVSFEVGDMPPAADDDGIPRWRVLTDEKRIILYRLPIERLSHLHRDDDLHRRIMIEGSVFRAAAEYLDRDPWDLGPERFRYF from the coding sequence ATGGTATGGCGACGGAGCAAAGAGACGGCCGCACCGGTCCGTCGACCGGCCCGTCACGGCCGCCACGGACGCGAGGGCCGCAGCCCCATCGTGCGTCCGCCGCTTCCCCCGCTGGAAACGCGCGTGGAGCGGTTCGATCTGGCGGTGGGCACCGCCGCCGAGTTCCTCCGCTCGGCATGGCCGGAGCTTCGCGACGTGAGCTTCGAAGTCGGCGACATGCCGCCGGCGGCTGACGATGACGGCATCCCCCGGTGGCGGGTGCTGACCGACGAGAAGCGGATCATCCTCTACCGGCTGCCCATCGAGCGACTGAGCCATCTGCACCGCGACGACGATCTGCACCGGCGGATCATGATCGAGGGCAGCGTCTTCCGCGCGGCCGCCGAATACCTCGACCGCGACCCGTGGGATCTCGGTCCGGAGCGCTTCCGATACTTTTGA
- a CDS encoding DUF5719 family protein: protein MSDRRVFRWASTSARLLVGTLVAIGFVIAVVTAVSLPWPTAAREPVAITAMPAPSASVVVCPGGLLALGRELEDAGRIVTAAPQTVISGVAQGRPVPTTRPLTTPASDGSAPATAVVAEPVDGTRTDVAASGSSTIVAEDLSGFAAAACRPALMESWLVGGSAATGASDTVLLANPGTVAATVQLTVFGASGPQVPAGAGELVVGPGAQAVLPLAGLQLGEQSPVIRVTATGAPVQAALQTSITRTLVPGGVDQVGATVAPDRIQVMPGVTVTQNPDAEGSSDAATVVRMLSPDQDTTAVITASAVGTAAANAAPTTVPLTAGIPTEVDLGGLATGLYTVEVSADTPVVAAVWQTTGFGEGADFAWYSAAPPVTGEGLFATPPGPTPVLTLANPTEEPVTTAVEAVDGGFVTEVTVAPGESASVRLSARTVYLLEAGGAGIRAGLSLTGDGALAGFPVWPSDAAAPQVTVYP from the coding sequence ATGAGCGACCGGCGTGTATTCCGCTGGGCGAGCACCAGCGCACGGCTGCTGGTGGGCACCCTGGTGGCGATCGGATTCGTCATCGCGGTGGTCACTGCCGTCTCTCTGCCGTGGCCGACCGCGGCCCGCGAACCGGTCGCGATCACGGCGATGCCGGCGCCGTCGGCGAGCGTGGTCGTCTGCCCGGGCGGGCTCCTCGCGCTCGGCCGGGAGCTGGAAGACGCGGGCCGCATCGTGACGGCGGCGCCGCAGACGGTGATCAGCGGCGTGGCGCAGGGGCGTCCGGTGCCGACGACGCGTCCGCTCACCACGCCCGCTTCGGACGGATCGGCGCCGGCCACGGCAGTGGTGGCCGAGCCGGTGGACGGCACCCGCACCGATGTGGCGGCATCCGGATCGTCCACGATCGTCGCGGAGGACCTGAGCGGATTCGCCGCGGCCGCGTGCCGACCTGCCCTGATGGAATCCTGGCTCGTGGGCGGATCCGCGGCGACGGGGGCGTCGGACACCGTCCTGCTCGCGAATCCGGGAACGGTCGCCGCGACCGTGCAGCTGACCGTCTTCGGCGCGAGCGGTCCCCAGGTGCCCGCGGGTGCCGGTGAGCTGGTCGTCGGTCCCGGCGCCCAGGCGGTGCTCCCGCTGGCCGGCCTTCAGCTCGGTGAGCAGAGCCCCGTCATCCGGGTCACCGCGACCGGCGCCCCGGTGCAGGCGGCGCTGCAGACGAGCATCACACGCACGCTCGTCCCCGGTGGCGTGGACCAGGTCGGCGCGACCGTGGCGCCGGACCGCATCCAGGTGATGCCCGGGGTCACGGTGACCCAGAACCCGGACGCGGAGGGCTCCTCGGATGCCGCGACCGTCGTGCGCATGCTCTCACCGGATCAGGACACCACTGCCGTGATCACCGCGTCCGCGGTCGGGACCGCCGCAGCGAACGCGGCGCCGACCACGGTCCCGCTCACGGCGGGCATCCCGACCGAGGTCGACCTCGGCGGGCTGGCGACGGGTCTGTACACCGTCGAGGTCTCGGCGGACACGCCGGTGGTCGCAGCGGTGTGGCAGACCACCGGATTCGGCGAAGGCGCGGACTTCGCCTGGTACAGCGCGGCACCGCCGGTCACCGGAGAGGGACTGTTCGCGACACCCCCCGGGCCGACCCCGGTGCTGACCCTGGCCAATCCGACTGAAGAGCCGGTGACCACCGCGGTGGAGGCGGTCGATGGCGGCTTCGTCACGGAGGTCACCGTTGCGCCCGGTGAGAGCGCCTCGGTGCGGCTTTCCGCGCGCACCGTCTACCTGCTCGAAGCCGGAGGCGCCGGCATCCGGGCCGGTCTGTCGCTCACCGGCGACGGCGCGCTCGCCGGTTTCCCGGTATGGCCCTCGGATGCCGCGGCGCCGCAGGTCACCGTCTACCCGTAG
- a CDS encoding RDD family protein, with product MPASDPPVAPARVIEIQQDEVLTGEAVALDVQPVGFFLRGLGALIDVLVGIGALLLFLLVTSWLVGQSLVDAVALPILSVTVLVTVTVVIPTVVETMTRGRSLGKLAVGGRIVRTDGGASGFRQAFIRALTGVLEIWLTLGAVAALVGAFTPRAQRLGDLLAGTYSERTRTPRLPPPGPPVPPALAGWAAVADVARLPDRLSRRIAQFTQSAAAMQPPARARLAATLAAEAAVHVSPVPAVDEETFLRAVVAVRRDRELRALQLEQQRVAALTGPTGAPRGFPER from the coding sequence ATGCCCGCTTCGGATCCCCCCGTCGCGCCCGCGCGGGTGATCGAGATCCAGCAGGACGAGGTGCTCACCGGCGAGGCCGTTGCGCTGGACGTGCAGCCGGTCGGGTTCTTCCTGCGTGGGCTGGGCGCGCTGATCGATGTCCTGGTCGGCATCGGCGCGCTCCTGCTGTTCCTGCTCGTCACCTCGTGGCTCGTCGGGCAGAGCCTCGTGGACGCGGTCGCGCTGCCCATCCTGAGCGTCACCGTCCTGGTCACCGTCACGGTCGTCATCCCGACCGTGGTCGAGACGATGACCCGCGGTCGCAGTCTCGGCAAGCTCGCGGTAGGGGGCCGGATCGTGCGCACCGACGGAGGTGCGTCCGGCTTCCGGCAGGCGTTCATCCGCGCACTCACCGGGGTCCTCGAGATCTGGCTCACCCTGGGGGCGGTCGCTGCGCTGGTGGGCGCATTCACGCCCCGTGCCCAGCGGCTCGGCGATCTTCTGGCCGGAACCTATTCCGAGCGCACCCGCACACCCCGGCTTCCGCCGCCGGGGCCGCCCGTGCCGCCGGCGCTGGCAGGCTGGGCCGCCGTGGCGGACGTCGCCCGCCTCCCGGATCGACTGTCTCGGCGCATCGCCCAGTTCACCCAGAGCGCGGCCGCCATGCAGCCGCCCGCGCGGGCTCGGCTCGCGGCAACCCTCGCCGCCGAGGCGGCAGTGCACGTCTCGCCCGTGCCCGCCGTGGACGAGGAGACGTTCCTGCGCGCGGTCGTGGCGGTGCGGCGGGACCGCGAGCTGCGCGCCCTGCAGCTCGAGCAGCAGCGGGTGGCGGCGCTGACCGGTCCGACTGGAGCACCCCGCGGGTTCCCGGAGCGCTGA
- a CDS encoding DUF3499 domain-containing protein, producing MRQRLCSKVGCAREAVSTLTYDYPDQMAALGPLGAGGDPHAHDLCAIHTDRLSMPRGWVVVRHETIAQR from the coding sequence ATGCGCCAGAGACTCTGCTCGAAGGTGGGATGCGCCCGAGAGGCGGTCTCCACCTTGACGTACGACTACCCCGACCAGATGGCCGCCCTCGGTCCGCTGGGTGCCGGCGGTGACCCGCACGCGCACGACCTGTGCGCCATCCACACCGATCGGCTGTCGATGCCGCGCGGGTGGGTCGTGGTTCGGCACGAGACCATCGCGCAGCGCTGA
- a CDS encoding glycosyltransferase: MPARVHAILVVRPDGRTPAAHHLRRTLAALAEQSRRVDALTIVVCGDDAGVTAVAAASGAESVISAPASTGFAAATAMATLRLSGDAVWILAQDTAPEPEALSRLVGALELGPSVAFAAPKLVRWDDRAEIVSLGVSMTAFGRSVGLADHELDQGQHDAREDVLGADIRGILVRTEVWRELGGIDRGLAGADEGLDLGVRARLIGGRVLLVPTALVAVAGDGVAGLPAPLTGARRRRRAFASRTAELHRRLAYAPPPAVPFLWLAILPTALWRSVLQIVRKRPSLVWPEWGAAAVATVSLPAVARARSRIRTTRTVSWAQLAPLRVTRRDLREQLDDDADSTAPSRRGELRFFTGGGAWLVLGAVVVSIGAFPALAAWPVLGGGGLEPLAATAARLWGDAAYGLRASGLGTIGPADPFAAVLAVVGSLWPLEPSRALVVLWLLALPLSALGGWFAATRVTDRPLLRFAGGAIWALAPTLLAALVQGRPSAVIAHLLLPWLFYAGSVAHRSWVASGAASVVFAAVAASAPSLVPALIVIWLAAVILTLILRRGRGVARVIWLVVPAALLAAPIVWHQLRVGNPLGLLADPGLTWLGGQVGADTAGRALLAAGIPTSDIVGWVGFVPGWPTWWVPLLAAPVALLALMAPLTQRWAAGVALLVIAALGLATAFAAVGISVAFAQSLPVPLWPGAGLSLAWLGVLGGALAALDVGLAPRLAAARNVAAVGVVLALTVLALPSLSAMARGTALLSNGPPSTLPAYVSAAGREDPDVGTMILTPQNAGGVSARVVWGGSETLNGQATMISTRVKATAADEAIASLTADLVTSTTDDAVAVLAGHGISFVLLAPSPGAESDTARAFRLAAATALDQRDGLDSVGETAKGVLWRVTQPTEPRAQASASVHEVARGIALAQLAAVAVALLLAVPTAASRREARRTSRVVGPHWQEGR, encoded by the coding sequence ATGCCCGCCAGAGTCCACGCCATTCTCGTCGTGCGCCCCGATGGGCGCACCCCCGCCGCGCACCATCTGCGTCGCACCCTCGCCGCCCTCGCGGAGCAGAGCCGACGGGTCGATGCGCTGACGATCGTGGTCTGCGGAGACGATGCCGGCGTGACCGCCGTCGCGGCGGCATCCGGAGCCGAATCGGTCATCAGCGCACCCGCGTCGACCGGATTCGCCGCCGCGACCGCGATGGCGACGCTGCGGTTGAGCGGCGACGCGGTATGGATCCTCGCACAGGACACCGCGCCGGAACCGGAGGCGCTCAGCCGTCTGGTCGGCGCTCTCGAGCTCGGGCCGTCAGTCGCCTTCGCCGCCCCCAAGCTTGTGCGCTGGGATGACCGTGCCGAGATCGTCTCCCTCGGCGTGAGCATGACGGCGTTCGGTCGCAGCGTCGGCCTGGCCGATCACGAACTGGATCAGGGTCAGCACGACGCGCGCGAGGACGTGCTGGGCGCCGACATCCGCGGCATTCTGGTCCGGACCGAGGTGTGGCGCGAACTCGGTGGGATCGATCGCGGTCTGGCGGGCGCGGACGAAGGCCTCGATCTGGGCGTGCGGGCACGGCTCATCGGCGGGCGGGTCCTGCTGGTGCCGACCGCTCTGGTCGCAGTGGCCGGAGACGGCGTCGCGGGGCTCCCGGCACCGCTGACCGGCGCGCGGCGCCGGCGCCGCGCGTTCGCGTCCCGCACGGCTGAGCTGCATCGTCGCCTCGCCTATGCGCCGCCGCCGGCCGTGCCGTTCCTGTGGCTGGCGATCCTGCCGACCGCGCTGTGGCGGTCCGTTCTGCAGATCGTCCGCAAGCGGCCGTCTCTGGTCTGGCCCGAGTGGGGGGCGGCGGCGGTGGCGACTGTGAGCCTGCCGGCCGTCGCGCGGGCCCGCTCGCGCATCCGCACCACGCGCACGGTGTCGTGGGCACAGCTGGCGCCCCTGCGGGTGACCCGACGAGACCTGCGCGAGCAGCTCGACGACGATGCCGATTCGACGGCCCCCTCCCGGCGGGGAGAACTCCGGTTCTTCACCGGCGGGGGTGCATGGCTGGTGCTCGGCGCCGTGGTGGTCTCGATCGGGGCGTTCCCCGCTCTTGCGGCGTGGCCCGTTCTCGGCGGCGGCGGCCTGGAGCCCCTGGCGGCCACGGCTGCGCGGCTGTGGGGCGACGCCGCTTACGGTCTGCGCGCCTCGGGCCTGGGCACCATCGGGCCGGCCGATCCGTTCGCGGCGGTCCTGGCCGTCGTGGGCAGCCTCTGGCCCCTGGAGCCCTCCCGGGCCCTGGTGGTGCTGTGGCTGCTCGCGCTGCCCCTGTCCGCACTGGGTGGGTGGTTCGCGGCCACGCGGGTGACGGACCGGCCGCTGCTGCGCTTCGCCGGCGGTGCGATCTGGGCACTTGCGCCCACCCTTCTGGCCGCGCTCGTGCAGGGCCGCCCCAGCGCGGTCATCGCCCACCTGCTGCTGCCCTGGCTCTTCTACGCCGGTTCCGTCGCGCATCGATCCTGGGTCGCGTCCGGAGCAGCATCCGTGGTCTTCGCCGCCGTCGCCGCCTCGGCACCGTCCCTCGTCCCCGCGCTGATCGTGATCTGGCTCGCCGCGGTCATCCTCACCCTGATCCTGCGGCGCGGCCGCGGGGTCGCCAGGGTGATCTGGCTGGTCGTGCCCGCCGCGCTGCTGGCGGCTCCGATCGTGTGGCACCAGCTGCGCGTGGGCAACCCGCTCGGACTGCTCGCCGACCCCGGACTGACCTGGCTGGGCGGCCAGGTGGGCGCGGACACCGCCGGTCGCGCCCTGCTGGCCGCAGGCATACCGACCTCCGACATCGTCGGGTGGGTCGGCTTCGTGCCGGGGTGGCCGACGTGGTGGGTGCCGCTGCTGGCTGCGCCGGTCGCGCTCCTTGCGCTCATGGCGCCGCTCACGCAGCGCTGGGCCGCCGGAGTCGCCCTCCTGGTGATCGCCGCACTCGGCCTGGCGACCGCCTTTGCAGCGGTCGGGATCTCGGTCGCCTTCGCGCAGTCGCTGCCCGTGCCGCTGTGGCCCGGCGCCGGCCTCAGCCTGGCCTGGCTGGGGGTGCTCGGCGGAGCGTTGGCCGCACTCGATGTGGGACTGGCGCCTCGGCTCGCCGCCGCGCGCAACGTGGCGGCGGTTGGCGTGGTGCTCGCGCTGACGGTGCTGGCCCTGCCCAGCCTCTCCGCGATGGCGCGCGGCACCGCACTCCTGAGCAACGGTCCCCCGAGCACGCTGCCGGCCTACGTCAGCGCCGCCGGACGCGAGGATCCCGATGTCGGGACGATGATCCTGACGCCGCAGAACGCCGGGGGAGTGTCCGCACGGGTCGTGTGGGGTGGGAGCGAGACGCTGAACGGTCAGGCGACGATGATCTCGACGCGCGTGAAGGCGACCGCTGCAGACGAGGCGATCGCGTCCCTGACCGCGGACCTGGTCACCTCCACCACGGATGACGCTGTCGCCGTCCTGGCCGGGCACGGCATCAGCTTCGTGCTGCTGGCGCCGAGTCCGGGTGCCGAGTCGGACACCGCACGCGCCTTCCGCCTCGCAGCGGCCACCGCCCTCGACCAGCGCGACGGTCTGGACTCCGTGGGCGAGACCGCCAAGGGAGTGCTCTGGCGTGTCACGCAGCCCACCGAGCCGCGGGCGCAGGCGTCGGCATCCGTTCATGAGGTCGCGCGGGGGATCGCGCTGGCGCAGCTCGCCGCCGTCGCCGTCGCTCTGCTGCTCGCGGTTCCCACGGCGGCGTCGCGCCGCGAGGCTCGGCGCACCTCTCGGGTCGTCGGCCCGCACTGGCAGGAGGGTCGATGA
- a CDS encoding WhiB family transcriptional regulator: MTGYRSGVPDNWFVDPVQLGVPGVRRPLEGEDGNPLGWQTDALCAQTDPEAFFPEKGGSTRDAKKICTTCDVRGECLEYALQNDERFGIWGGLSERERRKLKRRAS, from the coding sequence ATGACGGGTTACCGTTCCGGCGTTCCCGACAATTGGTTCGTCGATCCTGTTCAGCTGGGTGTGCCGGGGGTGCGTCGCCCGCTCGAGGGTGAGGACGGAAACCCGCTGGGCTGGCAGACAGACGCACTGTGTGCGCAGACCGACCCTGAGGCGTTCTTCCCTGAGAAGGGCGGCTCCACGCGAGACGCGAAGAAGATCTGCACCACGTGCGACGTCCGGGGCGAGTGCCTGGAATATGCGCTGCAGAACGACGAGCGCTTCGGCATCTGGGGCGGGCTCAGCGAGCGCGAGCGCCGCAAGCTCAAGCGCCGCGCGAGCTGA